The genomic segment TCACGGGGATGCTCATCTCCTTCAGCCGGGCGACGACGTCCTCGACGCCCTTCTCCATCCCGCGCTTCATCAGCATCGGGTTGGTGCCGGCGACCACGGCCCGCAGCCCCTCGTTGAAGATCGCTTCGGCGAGGACGGTGGCGGTGGTGGTGCCGTCGCCGGCCACGTCGGAGGTCTTCGACGCGACCTCCTTGACCATCGCGGCGCCCATGTTCTCGTAGTGGTCCGGGAGCTCGATCTCCTTGGCCACGGTCACGCCGTCCTTGGTGACGGTCGGGCTGCCGAACGACTTCTGGATGATGACGTTGCGGCCCTTCGGCCCGAGCGTGACCTTCACGGCCCGCGCGAGCTTGGTGATGCCCCGCTTCATGGCGTCGCGGGCTTCCTGGTCGAACGCGATCTGCTTGGCGCTCATTCTTAACCCTCGTGTCTAGAGTTCGGTGTGTCGTGTGTGGTGGTTCGTGGTCAACGCGACGGGGGATTAACCCAGGACGCAGAGCACGTCGCCTTCGTGCATCAGGAGGATGTCGCCCTCGGTGGCAACAGCGCGGTCCTTGAACTCGTCGCCGGCCCAAGAGGTGAACAGCACCTTGTCGCCGACCTTGAGCTGCATCGCGGCGCGAGTGCCGTCCGGCTTCTGCTTGCCGGGGCCGACGGCCAGCACGGTGCCCTTTTGGGGCTTGTTCTTGGCGGTATCCGGCAGCAGGATGCCGCCGGCCGTTTTGTCTTCGGCGGCTTCGCGGCGAACGACGATGCGGTCGCCGATCGGTTTCAGGCCCATGACGGCTCCTGAGAGGCGGGAAATCACGGTGGACGCTGCGACACATGCAAGTACCGTGCCCGCTCAAATGATGTGTGCGAAGTGCAGACGGGGAAATGATTTGCGGCGAGAACGATGCCACAGGAGAAACGTGGGCACTGCCAGGATTGCGGGACCGGCGCGAGGGAGGGCTGTCTCTTTGGCAGGAGCTACTTCTTCCGCTTGCTCGCGGCCTTTTGGAGTTTGGCGACAAAGGCGGCGTGTTCCGGCGACGCGATGCCCTGCTGGAGCGTCGCGAGAACTTTCGCCGTGTCAGAGGCGAGGAGCGCGGGGACGTCCAGCCAGAGACCGGGGAAGACGTCGCTGCGGAGCGTACCGTCCGCGTGCGGTTTGAGAGCGACGTACTTCTTGCGGTTGAGGGCGAACCAGTGAATTTCTTTCTCTGCCGTTCGCCAGACGAGGTATTCGGGCACTCCGTCGGCCTGGTAGGAGTCGAACTTCTTGCCGAAGTCGCG from the Frigoriglobus tundricola genome contains:
- a CDS encoding co-chaperone GroES; the protein is MGLKPIGDRIVVRREAAEDKTAGGILLPDTAKNKPQKGTVLAVGPGKQKPDGTRAAMQLKVGDKVLFTSWAGDEFKDRAVATEGDILLMHEGDVLCVLG